The sequence below is a genomic window from Humulus lupulus chromosome 3, drHumLupu1.1, whole genome shotgun sequence.
CATCGTATTAGAGGCTCCCTCGGGCCTCAAAATCGAAGAAGCTATTCATTTAGAAAAATCCACGatgaataatgaagcagaatatgaagcactaATCTATGGTTTAGAGCTAGCACGAGAAATGGGCATCCAACGTCTGAATGTCAGAGGAGACTCACAGCTTATGATAGAGCAAGTGGCTGGAAATTTCGATACTAAAGCACCCCATCTGGTTAGCCTTCTACAGAAGGTAACTGCCTTGCGATCACATTTTCACCAGTTTGAACTCATACAAGTACCTAGAGAACAAAATCAGAAGGTCGATGCCCTTGCCAAATTAGCCTCTGCAAGAGGTTGCACGCGCCAATCATCCATATCTATAAGCCAATCAAGCAAAGACATGGAAGTCTATTCAACCTCATCAGAACCTGAATGCTGGATGGATCCAATCATAAGATACTTGTCCACCTCCAAACTCCCACCTAATCCAAAAGATGCAAAACTTCTGCGCCTTCGGGCACAACGCTATTCCATAATCCATGGCACGTTGTACCGCAAGTCCTTCAACGACCCCTACCTACGGTGTTTGTGTccatcagaagctaaaaaattgctagaagagatacatgagggGACATGCAGAAATCACACAGGGGGACGGAGTCTGGCACACAAAGCACTTACagcagggtattactggccatacATGATGATAGAAGCACGTGACTATGccaaaaaatgcgacaaatgccaacaaTTCGCACCCACCAACCATCAACCTGCTCAAACCTTACACTCCATCGTTgcaccttggccttttgcaaaatGGGGTATGGATGTGGTAGGTGAACTACCTAAGGCTGCTGGAGGAAGACGGTATGCTCTTGTAGCcactgattacttcacgaaatgggttgTGGCAGAGGCTTACGTCACGGTCAGCAAAACAGACACTATGTCCTTCATCTGGAagcatatcatatgtcaatttgggaTACCGTGGGAGATAGTCGTGGACAATGGAACTCCATTCCAAAATGCGAAGGAATAAGAACTATGCGACACATACAAGATCAAGCTTAGCTTTGCCTCTGTCACTTACCCACAAGGCAACACTCAAGCAGAAGCTTCCAACAAAGTTATCTTTGCCAACATTAAGAAgaacttggaagataaaaaaggaGCATGGGCAGAAGAATTATCGAAAGTGttatgggcatataggacaaCAAAAAGATCCTCCACGGGAGAATCTCCCTATGCCATGGTATATGGAACAGAGGCCATCATCCCAACAGAAGTCGGCCTACCTACACTTTGGAGAGAGATCGCATCTAATCAAACAACAAACAACATTCAACTACTGCACAACCTAGACCTTCTAGAAGAAATACGTACGGTGGCACAATTATGACTAGAAAATTATCAAAAAGGCTGCAGAGCGCTACTACAACAAAAGAGTCCACTCACGCACATTTCGAGAAGGCGATTGGGTTCTGCGCAAGGTCACAGACAACAAGAAGAAGCtagaacctaattgggaagggcctttcgAAATCATAAAAATACTAGGTAGAGGGTCTTACACCCTAAAGAACGTACGTAACGAAAAATTCGTACcccgtacttggaattcaatgtctttgaaacaatattattgttaatagttgtactgtgcaattcaaaagtaatacaacaactttccattttttcacaTTCTTTTAAATTTATCTTGTATATTCAATTTCTTGACATTATTGTCCACCATATTACACCAAGCCAGACACGTGACAATTAACTTTTCACTCGAAAGGTTTTCTCAATTATATCCCCACCTACCCTTGTTCAAAAATAACATTATTCACGAGCACTCAAAAACCACCTACCACAATGGCTATAAATAAACAATTATCTGAATGCTCGAAGTTACCAACCTCCCCTAGCAATACACCGTATGTATTTAGTCTCAATACATACGTTACCCACACCTACACTCCAATAAACAAAGAGCAATAATAATGCACAGCGATGATCACACCTCGCATGTTGGCACCAGGCCGAATCTCAGCaaatcgtggcagcaaggccactacaCACAATCTGCGTACACGATCCTACCGCCTCTACCGTTTCACTGGATTTTGTAGCgcattctaatctgacttgactaagcTCACAGGGAGCTACGGCCAGCCATTTCGCAGTCTAATCTGCCCTGATTACGCCGATTTGGCCGCCCAACGGAGGTGCACTGCAAACCCTACCCTCTTACCCGCATAAGAGGAGCACCTCCTGCTGTCTACTCTGCCCTGACTATCACAGCAGAACCATCAGCTGTCATGCTTTGGATTCCTCACCAGTGCACACTAGCTAGTTTGGCAATCGAaggctgggaggaacttttcTTGCAGTCGCACTCATATCCTACACGATGGGTGCCTCTGACAGGATACACGACAGCCCAAACAAGCCATCACTATACTACACGGTATGGGTGCATTGGAAAGATACCTGCCTCACAATCTTGACCTCTTTGCATCTGCCTCGACACCCAATTCTACGCTTTGTCCCTCGCGTTCGGTCTAAATCGCATTAACCCCTCTGACCTCATGGGAAAGTTTCAGTCACCAGTGGCCGAACCCATTCCGATCAGACCACTACCCAACTACCTACGCTTAAGAAGGTCTACCACTCAACAATAATGACAACGTCGTAGGAGTACAACATTTTTATCACTGTAACTTAAATTGGCAGATGCTAAACGTGGGCACACATATTTGCTCAATTCCTTTcttaataaacaaaaatgaatatttGTACTATGCACGATCAGAAGGCGACGTGTACTCAAAAATGGCAATATATCAGAAattgttatttataaattatgttacatTAACGACAATATTAATTCCTGATTTCATAATTGATCTATTCTCCATGCACAAATATTTTCTTGCCCATAATTAATCCCATTCAATACGACGCATGTACTCtgccatcgcactctctagcttcggatgGCCTAACCCATAGCGTTCACACGATATGTAGTACGTGATACCACTTATGATAAGCTCTTCCATAGCCCACGTTGAGTAAAGCCACTGTGGGTTATCAAAGATTCTCCTCAAAAAGGGAACCTTCGTCCACTCATGGTGCTCACCTGCAACAACAATGTTGTCAGCTCCAACCCATCACCAAAACACTAAGACGGATCGTTCACACGACACTTAACTGggcattctctcccaccatctgtatGATCTTTCGCTGTATCTCGCACGCAATGGCTTGAAGGGTCTATGAAGCTTCTGATCCGAATAAACCATATGACTCTCACCTGTCATCACGCCTTCAATTAAGTCCTAAACGAAAATGAACACATCCAATACACGTGCTAAGACAGCCAACAGGAAACAAAGCTCAATTTGTATTAATAATTCGCTCTATTACAATCATCTACTTACTAGCGGCCAAAAAAGCCCAAAGAATGCAATATACAAAAATTAATCCAaagaaaaacataatagaatttAACAAAGTGATAATGTGTCGTTCATTCTACGGCACCTCTTTCACCATCTGGCTTGGCCTCTGCACCAGGTGCAGGTTCTGCTGCCTTCTGATCAGAAGCCTCATTGACAACACTATCTTCAACAGCTGCCCCGTTGGCATTATACATCGACCCCAACGCGTCACCCCTCAACTTCAACTTCTCCAGATGACACGGCGGATAGGAAATCTGCAGATCCCCAAGTTCATTCAAATACTTGTCGACATCATACTCTCCTATTTTCACATCGACACTTTTACAATACATCTCCAGTTTTGCCCATTTTTTCCTCTGGGTTTTGCTTCTTATTGTGTAATGCCAGATCCAGATACTTCACAGTATCTACCTCAGCCACCCTCATAAGTTTGCGTTCGGTGATCTCGCGATCTCGAATGCGCTGCCTTGTGGCTTCAATCGCCGCCTCTGCTGCCCTCTGCAAAACCAAAACCATTATGAAATCAACACACATGTTTTATGGGCCCATTAATTTTCCAATACATTAATAACAAAAGAAGAGTCACATACCTCTGTCATCCCCTCCAactgtgtaatgccccaaatttcctaataaggtttaggaccttgattaggaggccgggagggccataattgatttattatggtatttaatgattgtatgcatgtttacgtgaattatattattatatgatggcgAATGCATGCATacgggttcatattttaattatgagggcattttggtaatttggccactgtgggcgtaattgtgtattttgggtgcattattgtgattaattaatatagccacattataaggtggattggttcgagctaatcggcacaagacgatcatgagatgtaagtgttcggtctagtcataacgggtttaagttcggggctcggggtgagtctcggggtcattttgatgattagagcattaccgggaataaaagggtaatgggatatgatttgttggtatttgagaatattgagaataacgggaattggagagcgttaattataattaacgagataggcgggaaaggacagttttaccctcgaaagcctttagagggatttatttggcttaggggcattatggtcttttgaccttaaggatttatatcagcctttgaGTGTTTAGAAGGCCGTGGAAAACAGAATAAAACAGAGCCCATCCtcatctcttcctttctctcccgtacaagttttccttcattcttttctttgaattttgagagcccatattgaggaagcaagctagggagtcaaagCTTGGGGAGTATAGCTTGagttcagccattgggaaggattcaaatcaaccttgaggtaagttccagccatgaattttatggtgtgctctgttttttaactttagttttcagcttgtgaatttcttgtagaaagtttgcattgatagaagtttggttgatgtttacattgggttttgatgagggtgagttgtagattatgtttggtggttgaattgggtgttaggttgaggtttgggacagatttgaagggctggtttcaagggaaaacgcaggggaaggtgagctggtgcgtgctgagtttttggctgatctgggttaagcgccgcggcatggctgtggtgcgctgcggcccttggcgtctggcagagagGTCTTCCTCTGTCtgggggggcgcgccgcggcgcagctgggaCGAGCCGTGGTCCTTAGTAACATTTTGGGCAgaatggtgtttttagcttggggattcaagccttaggcctcagggttgaacctagtacccggttaagtggggattgttgtcctggaggctagatattggtttgggaacttatgttgatcatttttattgatggtatcttatatttggttatgactaggtgacctctaaaggactaaaagttgatcgttctcaagggtcgttctttaaatcattctagctcgactttgaggtaaggaaactgcaccctgtgtatatgtgacatgcatggttactcttgatgcatgttggttgattattaaatgtgacatgcatggccgctattgatgcatgttggattgttaagtatgatgcatgtgatgcacgagaaacatgtgattaggacatgctttgtatactgagtatgatatcattcggagcttgagcctttgtgtttatgcatgatcctaattgtactagtacctgtttagtaagcatgctgaataccttgtttatggatattgaacatgcaatatatgtttggtggcatggcttacctgtgtatggcactgactagtcagggaccgaccctaaagtcgatgaacatgcattgaatggctctatggcattaatgctggaccgaccctaaagtcgaagaatttataagcgcttgcctagtctaagaccagatgtttatagccagggcatatggccccggtgactgtttgtcacatggctaggggacgctgtccatagttacgactctagagtcgggagattagatctaatcgaggttggcattgaatgactcgtatggggtattaatgctggaccgaccggaaggtcaatgaaaactataagcgcttgcctggtctaggACCAGATGTTCACAGCCAGGGCACATGGccctggtgactgtttgtcacaaggctaagggacgttgtccatagtgaCGACTCTAGattcgggaggaaggttatgttggtgaccaattaCCATGCACCTGTCTTGATAGAACTTATGAAAGGACAACCTaccaattaagccctggtgaccctatcgtcacatggctaaagggtgccaTCCCCGCATTTGTGACTCATGcgttagtcacctatttgtttgaactgttggtcctgaataatcaatactattactgttgatattatatcatgttatgctatgttttcttgctggggttcggctcacggatgctttgtggtgcaggtaaaggcaaaagaaagctggaccatccttgagttggagagcttaggtgatgatgtgtacatatgcagctgcttgtccggcacggccgaggtttaaagaggaactagggttgaaccctgttttgccgcttaaaacggcctgttgtaaatattttctgtaatagactctgagactatattttcgggatcccaatgtatatattaaacgttctagtgaaacgttacatcttaaccaaaaattttaatccctaaaccgctaatcatacttagttacacgattttggccaaacgactcgattagcgagtttagcactgtttacaaggcacaccgtaacggtccctggagttggggcattacaaactGCTTCTTGGCTTCGGTCACCCCCTCTTCTGCTTTCTTCAACTTCTTCCCTAGATGAAGTTCAGCCTCCAACTTCTGCTTCCTAGCGTCCGCTGCGCTGGCCTCAAGATCATTTGACTTTCGCTCcagctcttttttctctttttctaagATCTCCTTATCAGTCTGCAACGACACTATATCCTCTTCAAGGTCGTTCATCATACTGCTAAGCTTCTCCATGCGGGCTTCATGCTGAACGTAGACTTGATTTTTCTCCATCCACTTATTGGTCATATCCACCAAGTCAGCTTTCAGTTTGTCTCGCTCTACTTCGAGTTCGACAGTGCCTaccagcttctcctctgtggtAGTCACCCTCCTTTTTGCCTCTGCCAGCTCTGCCTCTAACTTCTTGATGGCTTCCACAAGCACGTCCCGATTTGCCTCAGCCATCATTCTCCCTGTCCGCTCCTCTTCTAATTTCGCCATCTGCTCTGCTCGTTTAGAACCATTCTGTATAGCCACCGCATATTCCCGCCTTGCAGCAGACGCGCATACATAGCTCTGTGACAAATCAATTACGCCCATTAAAAATAACATCATACACATATCACGAGATATAAACAAGGCCTGATTTTTTAACCAACTTACCATCCAGATGTGGTCTGATACTTGCTGCAGCAAATCACCTTGCCCGCTCAAGGATCCAATTGCTTCTGTAGGTAGATGGGGTCTGCTTATGCGTAGCATTTCATCCATAACTTCAGTAGACATAGAAGGGCCATATTCCGACACTACTCCTACTCTTCCACTTGCTTCTCCCCCTGCAAATGTCGCCGCAGAAGCAACGGGGGCAACTGGCTTCCCGCCTTCTGCTAACAACGATACCATAATGCTATCAGACGCCAGCACAATTGTCCCCACACCAGAAGAATACTTCTTCGAAGGGCGTGTAAACAAGCTATCATCTTCACCCAAATCACTTGGGAGGTACACCGGCGTCTGCACGGCAGAAGACGTTAGCTGCTCCAAGAAAGCGCTAGGAGATTCAAAAGTGCTAGTTCCCTTCGGAGACACAACAATGACATCTCCTGGATGAGACTCAGAAGCAGTAGGCGAGAATAAGGAAACGTCAACACTGAGAGCGTCAACACCTGTATCTTCGACAACCCCTAATTCTTGACACCCAGGGGTAGTTTCAGATATAATGGTCTTACTTGGCTCAACTGTCAGAGGAGGGGTATCCGCAGACTCAAAACCCTCTCCGAAGGCATCCTCTAGAAGCTTGTTCTTACGAGAGGCAGAAGAAGGGAATCTCCCCTCTGAGCCACGCTTATGGCCAATGTCAGACCCTTCAGCCAAAGCAGAAGCAGAGGGTAATGCCTCTGACGGCTTCATATAGACAACAGGAGACTTCACCTCAACTGGTAAGCCACCATGCACTCCATCTCAAGTCACCACTCCTGATAATTTGGACGGAGAAGAGGAAACACCCTCTGCGTGAGCCACCCCTTCTGAGCCTGCCGCCAAGGAAGACCCAATTGCATGTGAAGTAGGAGACACCCCAGGTAAATGTCCAACGGTGGCAGATCCTCGTGGCTTCTTGCACAACGAGACAGCCTAGCCCGTTGGTAATTTACCTGGGGTAAGTTTGGGGATTACAAAGGGAGATCCTTGAGCAGTGGAGACAGAACCTTTTGGGATCCGAAGCTTGGACGAAATGCACTTCCCGTCGTCCGAATCTTCGCCAGAGGATTCCtcacgctcctttctttttcctAAAGCCTCTGCAGGCAAAGGCACTTGTTGGAGAGGCTGAATTGGGAGAGCATCAGAAGGCGTGGACGATCGCCCTTGAATGCGAGAAGATCTGCGTGATAAGCTGGACTGATCAGGGGATGACTCTGCAGCAGGAGCTAGACCAGAACCCTCTTTCTTTTTGCCTTCTGGGACCCCTTGATGTTTGGTGCATGCGACGTAAGTCTCAGAACACGCCCTTTCACACTCGGTCTTTGACAGAGACAGAGTTGAGGGAGTGGGAGGAGATTTCTTCATAAAAGCCCCCAGCTGCTTCGCACATGCTAATGTGATTTTGCTAAGGTTCATATCCTCCTTTTGTGATCTAACTCGCACAGCGCCAGGATCAACTCGATCCACGAAGCAAAGCCGAGTCATAATTTTCATGCAGTATGGGTTCAACACACCCCTGATACTAATGGTGTTCTCCTTAGATTCATGCAGAAGCCCCTTCTCTGTCAGCATGCTCTGCTGTTCAGGACTCATACTAACCTGAGGCCAAGAAGAATCTGATGCAAAGAACCAAAACAGTAATACATAGAGTTAGATTAACAGATAATCGTCCAGATATGATTGATTCACATTAAAGCTAATAATGAACAGAATGAAAAATATGACTCACCTTTTATAAACACCCTGGCCAAAGGAAAAATTTCCTGAGGCAGGTATTCAGGATACCACGCTCATCCAACAGCAAAGAAATATTTATCCCAATTTCGATGGGAGCTGTCGAAATCGGTGAAGATTGTCCGATCCTTTTTGGGAGAGAGGTAGAAGGTTTTCCAAGGCTTTCCCTCTATCTCCTTGTTCGTAGACTTGGTGAAGCACGCGTAAATGTCGTCTGATTGAATGTTGACATTCCTGAGGCTCCCTATCTTCTGAGCCCCGACTATTGACTGAATAGCATTTGGGAGAAATTGAGAAATGTGAGCCCCGGAGTTTGAAATTATCTGAACAAGCAGAGCCAGGAGAGGGAAGCGGAGCCATTCGATATGTCTCAGACTCATGACGATCTCGGAAGGCTTCACTACGTCCTTAAATCGCCATTCTCGAAGCTCAGCATCCGAGAGCATCCTCACCGTGACATTGTCAGAATTGTCGAATGATTTGCGCATGCGTTCAAATGCATTCTTGTATCCATCGCGATCCGAAGGCTCGGGAGATGAACGAGAAGACATTATTACACAGAATGAGACGATTGTCGAAGGACTGAACTGAAGGAAATCTCTAGGGTTTCTTCGGAGCTTCTCTCTGGAAGTTGGAATAAaatttggaaatttgaatgaaaattattttaaaataaaaccaTTTAAGTGAAAGGTAAAATTCTGAACCAAATGCTTCACTCGATAACTGTGTTTGCATTAAGTGTAGCTTGTCAGGCAATCAAATGATCATGCACCTACGGATTACCTAGGTTTACGGAGAATGACGGCTCTAGGCGAAATTTTTGGTgttgaagagtcggcccaagatTCGAACAGATTAGCACGCCTCGCATGTTCGAAGCTTGGGCCAGGGGGCATCTGTTAGGCCCAAAATGTTCGGTCCAAAAACCCTTtcctcatttatcaaatattcaaaacggAACGTTTTGGCGTATAGAAGCTCCGAAGGCAGAAGCTATGGGTCAGAGGCGGTCCGCGCCTCTGACCCCTAAACGAGACATTCAAAGTCagtatttttggagggaaattcagttatttcttCCCCCCATTCCAGGGTTCGCTCAAACCAACTAACTACTTCACATATTTTatcctataaatataagattcatAGGAGGGAAATGGGATCGAActttgaactgacttaagcatcggagtgtctttcttacAGGTGATCCCAATGAGTCAAAGGCAAATTTCATCACCGGAATAATGACTGAGCATCATCCATTGTTGGGAGAAGcctccagatatagaaagacaaattgttgctcCAACACATAGGGCATAATAATGTATGCATCATAGTTCTGAGTACAAAAAACCTAAATAACATTTTTTCAATTATTCCCCTACATTTAGCATAGAAACTGAAATTTCTCCTTGGTTTTTGGTTTGGTTAAGCACGATGTAGGATAGACATAATGAGTGACTCCACCACAATGTTGATATTAAGTAACTACTAATAATGCAattatatttttactttttattattattttttaaagaaacttggcctattattattattattattattattaattattggcTGACCAATGACCACGCAAAAACGTGTTTAGTAATTAGTAATACAATATCTTCATAAAAAATAAGATAAGATTCAGCAATGGGTCTATCcgatttttttagtattttaataaaattttcaaaGATCGTTTTCAATTCAAGTGTGAAAGCATACCAAAATCAACCTTCCTATATAAAATCCAGCTTGCTTTTGGTCCACTCCACTCTACAATGTTTTATGAGAAACTAGATGGATAAAGGAATGATGGAAGTTTTCTAAATCGATCATTTGGACATCATTGCAAATAATTTAGGAAAATTTACAGCATTAATCATTATATAGTTCATTTTATTGCACTTAAATTCCTATGTAAATTTTTTTGTGGCAAAAATCCTTCTTGTTACAGTGTGTCAATTGGTACACGTGGCAGCATCTGATTGGCGGCTAAATTTACTTATGAGAAATTTGCCGCATAAATACTTATGTAGTTTATTTTGTTGCACTTTAATGTCTACGTAATTTTTTTGttggcaaaaattaaataaaataatttattcacctaaaaaaattactaaaatccAATTAACAAAttattaatcttaaaaaaaattaaattcatcttaaaaattgattaaattctaatatttttattataaacatttcaaTAAGTTGTCAATTAAATTCTAGcaataaaaaattactaaaatctaATCATCAAATTATTGAAATgtgaattaaaacaaaaataataaaaatttcatcttaaaaatttattaaattcttAGTTTTGTTTAGATGAAttgtttattgtttttattttaattaaaatttcaataattttttaattacatttaaataattttttgaggtgaataaattattttatttaatttttggcaACAAAAAATTTACTTAGGCATTAAAGTACAACAAAATGAGCTACATATGTATTTGTGCTGATTTctcaaaaaataaattttgtcaccAATTAAGTGTTGTCATGTGTACCACTTGACATACTTAATGATTGAGGGACCAACGTTTGCACCAAATATATAACGACATGAATGTTAAAAAATTTACATAAGGATTTAAGTGCAATAAAATGAACTACATAAAGATTAATACCTCAAATTTCCCAATAATTTATGTAACTTGTGCAATGCATAATTTATCTATTATTGATTTACAATATAgtgcatat
It includes:
- the LOC133825628 gene encoding uncharacterized protein LOC133825628 translates to MHTDEASNSQRAGIGIVLEAPSGLKIEEAIHLEKSTMNNEAEYEALIYGLELAREMGIQRLNVRGDSQLMIEQVAGNFDTKAPHLVSLLQKVTALRSHFHQFELIQVPREQNQKVDALAKLASARGCTRQSSISISQSSKDMEVYSTSSEPECWMDPIIRYLSTSKLPPNPKDAKLLRLRAQRYSIIHGTLYRKSFNDPYLRCLCPSEAKKLLEEIHEGTCRNHTGGRSLAHKALTAGYYWPYMMIEARDYAKKCDKCQQFAPTNHQPAQTLHSIVAPWPFAKWGMDVVGELPKAAGGRRYALVATDYFTKWVVAEAYVTVSKTDTMSFIWKHIICQFGIPWEIVVDNGTPFQNAKE